A single window of Microbacterium oryzae DNA harbors:
- a CDS encoding PH domain-containing protein — protein sequence MSAPSAYRVAFRRPSGWVAFAVAAALSLYLLGDAVVRGRAFDAVLVAPWLLALCWGVYVLLAAPSVVAVDDRVRVRNTLRTADIPWSRIAAIRMRWQLELVLDDGRVLPALGAAPRHLHVNRREQPGDDQAATLELFRERAPASDEPVRRGWHAPSLVLLAVIVVWALWSLAVTGLFGG from the coding sequence GTGAGCGCGCCGTCGGCGTACCGGGTCGCGTTCCGGCGGCCATCCGGCTGGGTGGCTTTCGCCGTCGCCGCGGCTCTCTCCCTCTACCTCCTGGGCGACGCCGTCGTCCGCGGGCGCGCGTTCGACGCGGTCCTCGTCGCCCCGTGGCTCCTCGCGCTCTGCTGGGGCGTGTACGTCCTCCTCGCCGCGCCCAGCGTCGTGGCCGTCGACGATCGGGTGCGGGTGCGCAACACGCTGCGCACGGCCGACATCCCCTGGTCGCGGATCGCGGCCATCCGCATGCGCTGGCAGCTGGAGCTCGTCCTCGACGACGGGCGGGTCCTGCCGGCGCTCGGCGCCGCCCCGCGGCACCTGCACGTCAACCGCCGCGAGCAGCCGGGCGACGACCAGGCGGCCACGCTCGAGCTCTTCCGCGAGCGGGCTCCCGCCTCCGACGAGCCGGTGCGACGCGGGTGGCACGCGCCGTCGCTCGTGCTCCTCGCCGTGATCGTCGTCT